One Salmo trutta chromosome 19, fSalTru1.1, whole genome shotgun sequence genomic window carries:
- the senp3a gene encoding sentrin-specific protease 3a — MRDSGDSLAQNHWTNELTLAGDPETVRQEATGPGYLVDSRTPHHVHRSSMHFKLGRPEEEASMWGMGEHMDMDHDEEDKEEGFSWEEPGEDDWTAPLLSPSHHQSRSTASDSGSPSQIKTQPNGFRMRRLLRWYRLSRTVNRRTRLALHWRTWCQLAKWAGSLGLGYRRARPRRWHLGSRNKHLHNRQKPGRSRLHGRTQGCFKGREDIEAGDDPWVCGTNGLIGNEVASNAAKVGDRDGLGFRESPIGLPTIHRDKPPPQQQLSSEHISCVQGMLNEFLHQYGSMIPIHVDEVVDKLQDIFPSKSFSDPHRKVVVQHLIQSYQHLSGTAMVRGFRVNYKRHTLTMDDLSTLYGQNWLNDQIMNMYGDMVMDTVPEEVHFFNSFFYDKLRTKGYDGVKRWTKNVNIFQKRLLLIPIHLEVHWSLVCVDVPQRAITYFDSQRTLNRRCPKHIAKYLQAEAIKKEQKDFITGWKGFFKMNVGRQNNDSDCGAFVLQYCKCLALEQPFSFGQLDMPKLRRLMYKELCHCKLSL; from the exons ATGCGAGACAGTGGAGACAGCTTGGCACAGAACCACTGGACCAATGAGCTGACACTGGCAGGGGACCctgagacagtcagacaggaggCCACTGGACCAGGATATCTGGTGGACTCCAGAACGCCTCACCATGTCCATAGAAGTTCCATGCATTTCAAGCTAGGGCGGCCTGAGGAGGAAGCTAGCATGTGGGGCATGGGAGAACATATGGATATGGACCACGATGAAGAGGATAAGGAGGAGGGTTTCAGTTGGGAAGAACCAGGAGAGGATGATTGGACTGCACCACTTCTATCGCCATCGCATCATCAGAGTAGATCCACAGCCAGTGACTCTGGTAGCCCCTCACAAATAAAAACACAGCCCAATGGATTCAGGATGCGGAGGCTGCTGCGCTGGTATAGACTCAGTAGGACTGTGAACCGCCGCACTCGCTTGGCCCTGCATTGGAGGACATGGTGCCAGCTGGCTAAATGGGCTGGGTCTTTGGGCCTGGGGTACAGGCGAGCTAGGCCTAGGAGGTGGCACCTCGGGAGCAGGAACAAACATCTCCACAACAGACAGAAGCCAGGAAGATCCCGTCTGCATGGGCGAACTCAGGGCTGCTTTAAGGGAAGGGAAGATATAGAGGCTGGAGATG ACCCTTGGGTGTGTGGGACAAATGGACTCATAGGAAATGAGGTGGCGAGTAATGCAGCCAAGGTTGGGGACAGGGACGGGCTGGGCTTCCGGGAATCGCCTATAGGCCTGCCAACCATCCATAGGGATAAACCACCACCTCAGCAGCAACTCAGCAGTGAACACATCTCCTGTGTACAAG GTATGTTGAATGAATTCCTGCACCAGTACGGGAGCATGATCCCTATCCATGTGGATGAGGTGGTGGACAAGCTACAGGACATCTTCCCCAGCAAGAGCTTCTCCGATCCACACAG GAAAGTTGTTGTGCAGCACCTCATCCAGTCTTACCAGCATCTGTCTGGGACTGCCATGGTGAGGGGGTTCCGTGTCAACTACAAGCGCCACACCCTCACAATGGATGACCTCAGCACATTGTATGGACAGAACTGGCTCAATGACCAG ATTATGAACATGTATGGAGATATGGTTATGGACACAGTTCCAGAAGAG GTTCATTTTTTCAACAGCTTTTTTTACGACAAGTTGAGGACAAAGGGCTATGACGGGGTCAAACGGTGGACAAAAAAT GTGAACATTTTCCAGAAGAGGCTACTGTTGATCCCTATCCATCTGGAGGTGCACTGGTCTCTGGTGTGTGTGGACGTCCCACAACGCGCCATCACATACTTTGACTCCCAGCGCACCCTCAACCGCCGCTGCCCAAAG CACATTGCAAAATACTTACAAGCTGAGGCAATCAAGAAAGAGCAGAAGGATTTTATCACAGGGTGGAAGGGTTTCTTCAAAATG AACGTGGGCAGGCAGAACAATGACAGCGACTGTGGAGCATTTGTCCTTCAG TACTGTAAGTGCCTAGCCTTAGAGCAGCCTTTCAGTTTTGGCCAGCTGGATATGCCAAAGCTAAGGAGACTCATGTACAAAGAGTTGTGTCATTGCAAGCTCTCACTGTGA